Proteins from a single region of Salvelinus sp. IW2-2015 linkage group LG4p, ASM291031v2, whole genome shotgun sequence:
- the LOC111958756 gene encoding thioredoxin domain-containing protein 17, with protein MSHYEEVKVHGYDEFCKAVSERKGKNIFAYFSGDKDAQGLSWCPDCVKAEPVVRGEMSHLPEGSVVFYCQVGERPYWKDPNNEFKKTLKLSGVPTLIRYGTPQKLVEEECFKADLVRMMFTED; from the exons ATGTCTCATTACGAAGAAGTAAAGGTCCATGGATATGATGAATTTTGCAAAGCAGTGtctgagaggaaaggaaagaacatatttgcatatttctctGGTGATAAAGACGCTCAAGGGTTGAGCTGGTGTCCAGATTGTGTGAAAG CTGAGCCAGTTGTTAGAGGAGAGATGTCCCACCTTCCTGAGGGCTCAGTCGTCTTCTACTGTCAGGTTGGAGAGAGGCCATA TTGGAAGGATCCCAATAATGAATTCAAGAAGACTCTGAAGCTCAGTGGAGTTCCCACTCTGATCCGATATGGCACG CCTCAGAAGCTGGTTGAGGAGGAGTGCTTCAAAGCTGACCTGGTGAGGATGATGTTCACTGAGGACTAG